A stretch of Labrus bergylta chromosome 19, fLabBer1.1, whole genome shotgun sequence DNA encodes these proteins:
- the nkiras1 gene encoding NF-kappa-B inhibitor-interacting Ras-like protein 1, producing the protein MGKGCKVVVCGQAAVGKTAILEQLLYGNHSVGSESSETQEDVYVASVETDRGVKEQLRLYDTKGLHDAQDLPKHYFTVADGFVLVYSVDSVESFKKVDILKKEIDKSRDKKEVTVIVLGNKTDLRERRQVDQEAAQQWARGEKVKLWEVSVTERNSLIEPFTQLTSRLTQPQSKSSFPLPGRKSKGTPSNDI; encoded by the exons ATGGGGAAAGGTTGTAAAGTTGTGGTGTGTGGCCAGGCTGCAGTAGGGAAAACTGCCATACTGGAGCAGTTACTGTACGGAAATCACTCTGTAG GCTCAGAGTCCAGTGAGACCCAGGAGGACGTGTACGTGGCCTCAGTGGAGACTGACCGAGGTGTGAAGGAGCAGCTGAGGCTTTACGACACCAAAGGCCTCCACGATGCCCAAGACCTCCCCAAACACTACTTCACAGTGGCGGACGGCTTCGTGCTCGTGTACAGCGTCGACAGTGTCGAGTCGTTCAAGAAGGTGGACATTCTGAAGAAGGAAATAGACAAGTCCAGAGATAAGAAAGAG GTGACGGTTATAGTGCTTGGGAACAAGACGGACCTGCGGGAGCGCCGTCAGGTGGACCAGGAGGCGGCGCAGCAGTGGGCTCGAGGAGAGAAGGTGAAGCTGTGGGAGGTGAGCGTCACGGAACGAAACAGCCTCATCGAACCGTTCACCCAGCTGACCAGCCGCCTCACGCAGCCTCAGAGCAAGTCTTCCTTCCCTCTGCCGGGACGCAAAAGCAAAGGCACGCCCTCAAACGACATCTGA